From Caminibacter mediatlanticus TB-2, the proteins below share one genomic window:
- a CDS encoding ATP-binding protein, which produces MNKIYFFNAANFNFAEIDLRKKNVFFVGDNGSGKTTAIRAIHFYYNSDVKALGIDSNKQSFKDFYFKYDNSFIVYEFEDYFVLMYKKRGDIKRVFSKQKFNVNRLIKDSKIVDLNEAISYANEASLKYRPQTNEEYKKIIYGLDRKHLDFKLTTIRNYNTFINLYNKIFNVNKAVFDAKSIKETIFTTLDRVEVGEINYEDFASELSEYRQYFIFYQRFKSQSENIEKLYLYKNALINLKEELNEILEKIAYKKEIEEKEVEELKDKLKSLFEVKKLKLKQIGYFDKKIKNIIKNIETNLLEIETKLNEIKKLKEKFSLNKLQQAREKVAKKEELEKRIISIKTSLNELIKGIKNQVEEIEEEINRLKREKRVLKDRIKEEEIRKKRDLEEKYYELLNNEKEKIELKEKELNEEISKLYNEISKIEDEKNTLKKELDEVKNKFLQKEEEIKSEVKKLINDLKNKKRDLELKKDEYLNEIISLKKELNRLKINYKDQIEDIAIFYKKEFDKIEEKIKFYENILKTKPNSFKEFLNQNVDDWEEVLYPVIDESLLSKDINELKPKIISTPVFGISLDTSTLKSIPTMKKAEEEIERLKLLKASLNEEKNQKLSILEKEFKSKEIEITSKIEVNEEKIKEIEIENKNIEKEIKNLNKNLQNKLKELENLKEEEIKLIKININRKNEIIKKLYIKIDKFKNEIKKLKKEFENIKKSLNIEKQKEYEEIKKALNEKLQKESLKLDEKIKNLEDKKDNISKDERIIELNEEIEIIEKELKEIEKEEFFLKEYEEKRSFLEKEDEFKEKKEKFLDYQKRINEFFNKMDRLLNEKIMKIEKEIRKLEDKIDLINEGLKKVKSLNLPESKKESNEFLSILIDEYYKKEGDFKEKRINLKDIASNIKTSLERFSIDGLDINFNIENLANLEKNELERVEELYIFKDKKFEVLNKTRVKGLKNLINGILEKRIDNFEVAKEDFLDQVRKINNNLSKVDFGIIKGIKIEIEESKKNILKIFEEIKELIQDVVILLENKDSLFFNENESDRKLRKIEDLFNYIRKEIQKSSFSLIDVIDINVKFIENEKENTLKLIKNESSTGGSILLKIAIAVSLLELFLKEKAPLFLILDEVSVLSTKNQKLLKSYVNERGLGVIYVTPDLPLVDVDEIDIYKFRNIKGEFEVVRLIGEDGIKI; this is translated from the coding sequence ATGAATAAAATTTATTTTTTTAATGCGGCAAATTTTAATTTTGCTGAGATTGATTTAAGAAAGAAAAATGTTTTTTTTGTAGGAGATAATGGGAGTGGTAAAACAACTGCAATTAGGGCTATTCATTTTTATTACAATTCGGATGTAAAAGCATTGGGAATAGATAGCAATAAGCAAAGTTTTAAAGATTTTTATTTTAAGTATGATAACTCTTTTATTGTGTATGAGTTTGAGGACTATTTTGTTTTGATGTATAAAAAAAGAGGAGATATAAAAAGAGTATTTAGCAAACAAAAATTTAATGTAAACAGATTAATAAAAGATAGCAAAATAGTAGATTTAAATGAAGCAATATCTTACGCAAATGAAGCTTCTTTAAAATATAGACCTCAAACTAATGAAGAGTATAAAAAGATAATTTATGGGCTTGATAGAAAACATCTTGATTTTAAACTTACAACTATTAGAAATTACAATACTTTTATAAATCTTTATAATAAGATTTTTAATGTAAATAAAGCTGTTTTTGATGCAAAAAGTATCAAAGAGACTATTTTTACGACCCTTGATAGGGTTGAGGTTGGAGAGATAAATTATGAAGATTTTGCAAGCGAACTTAGTGAATATAGGCAATATTTTATTTTTTATCAAAGATTTAAATCTCAAAGCGAAAATATTGAAAAACTATATCTTTATAAGAATGCTTTAATTAATTTAAAAGAGGAATTAAATGAAATTTTAGAAAAAATCGCTTATAAAAAAGAGATTGAAGAAAAAGAAGTAGAAGAGTTAAAAGATAAATTAAAAAGCTTATTTGAAGTAAAAAAATTAAAGTTAAAACAAATTGGATATTTTGATAAAAAAATAAAAAATATTATTAAGAATATCGAAACTAATTTATTAGAAATTGAAACAAAACTTAATGAAATTAAAAAGCTAAAAGAAAAGTTTTCTTTAAATAAACTCCAACAAGCAAGAGAAAAAGTAGCTAAAAAAGAGGAATTAGAAAAAAGAATAATTAGTATAAAAACATCTCTAAATGAGTTAATCAAAGGAATAAAAAATCAAGTAGAAGAGATAGAAGAAGAAATTAATAGATTAAAAAGAGAAAAAAGAGTTTTAAAAGATAGAATAAAAGAAGAAGAAATTAGAAAAAAAAGAGATTTAGAAGAGAAGTATTATGAGCTTTTAAATAATGAAAAAGAAAAGATTGAGTTAAAGGAAAAAGAGTTAAATGAAGAAATTTCAAAGCTTTATAATGAAATATCTAAAATAGAAGATGAAAAAAATACTCTTAAAAAAGAATTAGATGAGGTTAAAAATAAGTTTTTACAAAAAGAAGAAGAGATAAAAAGTGAAGTAAAAAAATTAATAAATGATTTAAAAAATAAAAAAAGAGATTTAGAGTTAAAAAAAGATGAGTATTTAAATGAGATTATTTCTTTAAAAAAAGAGCTTAATAGATTAAAAATTAATTATAAAGACCAAATAGAAGATATTGCAATTTTTTATAAAAAAGAGTTTGATAAAATTGAAGAAAAGATTAAATTTTATGAAAATATTTTAAAAACAAAACCAAATTCATTTAAAGAGTTTTTAAATCAAAATGTTGATGATTGGGAAGAAGTTTTATATCCTGTAATTGATGAGAGTTTATTGTCAAAAGATATTAATGAATTAAAGCCAAAAATAATATCAACTCCTGTATTTGGAATTTCTCTTGATACTTCAACATTAAAATCAATTCCAACAATGAAAAAAGCAGAAGAAGAGATTGAGAGATTAAAACTATTAAAAGCATCACTAAATGAAGAAAAAAATCAAAAACTTTCTATTTTAGAAAAAGAATTTAAATCAAAAGAGATAGAGATAACTTCTAAAATTGAAGTAAATGAAGAAAAGATAAAAGAGATTGAGATTGAGAATAAAAATATAGAAAAAGAGATTAAAAATTTAAATAAAAACTTGCAAAATAAATTAAAAGAGTTAGAAAATCTAAAAGAAGAAGAGATAAAACTTATAAAAATTAATATAAATAGGAAAAATGAAATAATTAAAAAGTTATATATAAAAATTGATAAATTTAAAAATGAGATAAAAAAATTAAAAAAAGAGTTTGAAAATATTAAAAAGTCTCTTAATATCGAAAAACAAAAAGAGTATGAAGAGATAAAAAAAGCATTAAATGAAAAATTACAAAAAGAAAGTCTAAAACTTGATGAAAAAATTAAAAATTTAGAAGATAAAAAAGATAATATCTCAAAAGATGAAAGAATAATTGAGTTAAATGAAGAAATAGAAATTATTGAAAAAGAGTTAAAAGAGATAGAAAAAGAGGAGTTTTTCCTAAAAGAGTATGAGGAAAAAAGAAGCTTTTTAGAAAAAGAAGATGAGTTTAAAGAGAAAAAAGAGAAATTTTTAGATTATCAAAAAAGAATTAATGAATTTTTCAATAAAATGGATAGATTGCTTAATGAAAAAATAATGAAAATAGAAAAAGAGATTAGAAAATTAGAAGATAAAATCGATTTAATTAATGAAGGATTAAAAAAAGTTAAAAGTTTAAATTTACCTGAAAGTAAAAAAGAGAGTAATGAGTTTTTGAGTATTTTAATTGATGAATATTATAAAAAAGAGGGAGATTTTAAAGAAAAAAGAATTAATTTAAAAGATATAGCAAGTAATATCAAAACTTCATTAGAGAGATTTTCAATTGATGGACTTGATATTAATTTTAATATTGAAAATTTAGCAAATTTAGAAAAAAATGAGCTTGAAAGAGTAGAGGAGCTTTATATTTTTAAGGATAAAAAGTTTGAAGTTTTAAATAAAACAAGAGTTAAAGGACTTAAAAATTTAATTAATGGTATTTTAGAAAAAAGAATTGATAATTTTGAAGTAGCAAAAGAGGACTTTTTAGACCAAGTTAGAAAAATAAATAATAATTTAAGCAAAGTTGATTTTGGAATAATTAAAGGAATAAAAATTGAAATTGAAGAGAGTAAAAAGAATATTTTAAAAATATTTGAAGAGATAAAAGAATTAATTCAAGATGTTGTAATACTCCTTGAAAATAAAGATTCTTTATTTTTTAATGAAAATGAGAGTGATAGGAAACTTAGAAAAATTGAAGATTTATTTAATTACATAAGAAAAGAGATTCAAAAGAGTAGTTTTTCATTAATTGATGTTATTGATATTAATGTTAAGTTTATTGAAAATGAAAAAGAAAATACTTTAAAACTTATTAAAAATGAAAGCTCAACTGGGGGGTCAATTTTACTTAAAATTGCAATTGCTGTGAGCTTACTTGAACTTTTCTTAAAAGAAAAAGCACCTTTATTTTTAATTTTAGATGAAGTAAGTGTCCTTTCAACTAAGAATCAAAAGTTACTTAAAAGTTATGTAAATGAAAGAGGCTTAGGAGTAATTTATGTTACACCTGATTTACCTCTTGTTGATGTAGATGAGATTGATATTTATAAATTTAGAAATATTAAAGGTGAGTTTGAGGTAGTAAGACTAATTGGAGAAGATGGGATTAAAATATAA
- a CDS encoding metallophosphoesterase family protein, giving the protein MILLRSEWKNIIAQNILRFAENNPIVKGSISVKRIVLLKDEIRFDKFLEGDDELKYDFCKELKLGEKRKEDKELFKELDFESKKALFKSVISKFFDDKVCYFRNNMIVFPARFSYKKMDKRDYFKVNTIKLVAKKNAEYTFGVVVSYLYYWTKIENKKFRFIKHLESGVVLEDGKCSYLIEFDRPDLIDESVNVSSTNINIYANSAENSADELINFIYIVIEEKLEKIFKNYNIIVNRYDNKIAEIKIETIDEKIKDKINKCLDNEEIITHSNETLDKRFLHKINEQFQKDKNKVLKKLDSYFDEIKENKPKNNFTFLHLSDLHFDSLNVANKEFCILEKDLELLSNEGIKEEDVKFTDIDYIVISGDLSIKADKKEFETSTKFIEKLIEKYDLTPENILIVPGNHDYSRKVTQEAYEVASFSLNEFNPNTDYKINDKLFLKRDKKRWERRFDSFSDYIYERIYNRAYPDDLKDSIEDERFYFLLLNSSKKLDQFFSDEVELDKDDLIKCNKEEKIKICIAHHPINYFKNKIKADDFYRNLNEFNFSFYLHGHIHNSSLIQLSNFAFAVNSTISIGAGLFYAYNDKARVPGVPLRYNIFTLKIKDNKLNELILTVREREKNGTTWMDGVVFYENGVRKKVLKYKFK; this is encoded by the coding sequence ATGATATTGCTAAGAAGTGAATGGAAAAATATAATAGCACAAAATATTTTAAGATTTGCAGAAAATAATCCTATTGTAAAAGGTTCTATAAGTGTAAAGAGAATAGTTTTATTAAAAGATGAAATAAGATTTGATAAATTTTTAGAAGGTGATGATGAGTTAAAATATGATTTTTGTAAAGAGTTAAAATTAGGAGAAAAAAGAAAAGAAGATAAAGAGTTATTTAAAGAGTTAGATTTTGAGAGTAAAAAAGCTTTGTTCAAAAGTGTGATATCAAAATTTTTTGATGATAAAGTTTGTTATTTTAGAAATAATATGATTGTTTTTCCTGCAAGGTTTAGTTATAAAAAAATGGATAAGAGAGATTATTTTAAAGTAAATACAATAAAACTTGTTGCAAAAAAAAATGCGGAATATACATTTGGGGTAGTTGTAAGTTATTTGTATTATTGGACTAAAATAGAAAATAAAAAATTTAGATTTATTAAACACTTAGAAAGTGGAGTGGTTTTGGAGGATGGTAAATGTTCTTATCTTATAGAGTTTGATAGACCTGATTTGATTGATGAAAGTGTTAATGTAAGTAGTACTAATATAAATATATATGCAAATAGTGCAGAAAATAGCGCTGATGAACTTATAAATTTTATTTATATTGTCATTGAAGAGAAACTTGAAAAGATTTTTAAAAATTATAATATTATAGTTAATAGATATGATAATAAAATTGCTGAAATTAAGATAGAAACAATTGATGAAAAAATCAAAGATAAAATAAATAAATGTTTGGATAATGAAGAGATAATCACTCATTCAAATGAAACATTAGATAAAAGGTTTTTACATAAAATTAATGAGCAGTTTCAAAAAGATAAAAATAAGGTTTTAAAAAAATTAGATAGCTATTTTGATGAAATTAAAGAGAATAAACCTAAAAACAATTTTACTTTTTTGCATCTGAGTGATTTACATTTTGATTCATTAAATGTAGCTAATAAGGAATTTTGTATTTTAGAAAAAGATTTAGAACTTTTAAGTAATGAAGGAATTAAAGAAGAAGATGTTAAATTTACAGATATTGATTATATTGTAATAAGTGGCGATTTAAGTATTAAAGCTGATAAGAAAGAGTTTGAAACTTCAACTAAATTTATCGAAAAACTAATAGAAAAATATGATTTAACTCCTGAGAATATTTTAATAGTCCCTGGAAATCACGATTATAGTAGAAAAGTTACGCAAGAAGCCTATGAAGTTGCAAGTTTTAGCTTAAATGAGTTTAATCCTAATACAGATTATAAGATAAATGATAAACTTTTTTTAAAAAGAGATAAAAAAAGATGGGAAAGAAGATTTGATAGTTTTAGTGATTATATTTATGAAAGAATTTATAATAGAGCATATCCAGATGATTTAAAAGATAGTATAGAAGATGAAAGATTTTATTTTTTATTGCTTAATAGTTCAAAAAAGCTTGACCAGTTTTTTAGTGATGAAGTTGAACTTGATAAAGATGATTTAATAAAATGTAATAAAGAAGAAAAAATTAAAATTTGTATTGCACATCATCCTATTAATTATTTTAAAAATAAAATTAAAGCAGATGATTTTTATAGAAATTTAAATGAATTTAATTTTTCTTTCTATCTTCACGGACATATTCACAACTCTTCACTTATTCAACTATCAAATTTTGCTTTTGCAGTTAATAGTACTATTTCAATTGGAGCAGGATTGTTTTATGCTTATAATGATAAAGCAAGAGTCCCTGGTGTTCCTTTGAGATATAATATTTTTACTTTGAAAATAAAAGATAATAAGTTAAATGAACTTATTTTGACGGTAAGAGAAAGAGAAAAAAATGGGACTACTTGGATGGATGGTGTTGTTTTTTATGAAAATGGTGTTAGAAAAAAAGTTTTGAAGTATAAGTTTAAATAA
- a CDS encoding HemK/PrmC family methyltransferase has protein sequence MKIKEALKLKNGSYILEKLINKDKAWLFLNDELEVPSEFFKIYEKVKRGYPIEYIFNEVEFYGKKYYVKEGVLIPRDDTEVIVERALKLLDEELKVKSKKFKINEKLNVKNEKLEINNEKLKIVDCCTGSGVIAITIKQYFPDIEVVATDISDKAIEVAKKNAKLHDVDIKFKKCNLFDEKGDILISNPPYVENSYPKPNDYEPDIAFYGGVDGLDIVREIILRAKNLEYKYAIIEIGYNQKENLSKFLEDKVKEYEFFKDLARNIRGVEIKF, from the coding sequence ATGAAAATCAAAGAAGCTTTAAAACTAAAAAATGGAAGTTATATTTTAGAAAAACTGATAAATAAAGATAAAGCATGGCTTTTTTTAAATGATGAGTTAGAAGTACCAAGTGAGTTTTTTAAAATTTATGAAAAAGTAAAAAGAGGCTATCCTATTGAATATATTTTTAATGAAGTAGAGTTTTATGGGAAAAAATATTATGTTAAGGAAGGAGTTTTAATTCCAAGAGATGATACGGAGGTAATTGTTGAAAGAGCTTTAAAATTATTGGATGAAGAGTTAAAAGTAAAAAGTAAAAAGTTTAAAATTAATGAGAAATTAAATGTCAAAAATGAAAAATTGGAAATTAACAATGAAAAATTAAAAATTGTTGATTGTTGCACTGGAAGTGGAGTTATTGCTATTACAATAAAACAATATTTTCCTGATATTGAAGTGGTAGCTACTGATATTAGTGATAAAGCAATAGAAGTTGCTAAAAAAAATGCGAAGTTACATGATGTTGATATAAAATTTAAAAAATGTAATCTATTTGATGAAAAAGGAGATATTTTAATATCTAATCCTCCTTATGTTGAAAACTCATATCCAAAGCCGAATGATTATGAACCAGATATTGCATTTTATGGAGGAGTTGATGGGCTTGATATTGTTAGAGAAATAATTTTAAGAGCTAAGAATTTAGAATATAAATATGCAATAATTGAAATAGGTTATAATCAAAAAGAGAATTTAAGTAAGTTTTTAGAAGATAAAGTAAAAGAATATGAATTTTTTAAAGATTTAGCACGAAATATAAGAGGAGTTGAAATTAAATTTTAA
- a CDS encoding amino acid ABC transporter ATP-binding protein, with protein sequence MEPIIQMQNINKYYGNYHALKNINFNVNKGEVVVICGPSGSGKSTLIRCINRLEDIDSGKIIVDNKDLYDKKTNINKLRQEVGMVFQHFNLFPHLNILENITIAPIKVKKMPKKEAEKLAMQLLERVKIPHQANKYPSELSGGQKQRVAIARTLAMKPKIILFDEPTSALDPEMIGEVLDVMKELAKENYTIVCVTHEMGFAREVGDRIVFMDNGEIVEENIPNEFFNNPKTNRAKKFLSEILHH encoded by the coding sequence ATGGAGCCTATTATTCAAATGCAAAATATAAATAAATATTATGGCAATTATCATGCACTTAAAAATATAAATTTTAATGTCAATAAAGGAGAAGTTGTTGTAATTTGTGGTCCAAGTGGTAGTGGTAAATCTACTCTTATAAGGTGTATAAATAGACTCGAAGATATTGATAGTGGAAAAATTATAGTAGATAATAAAGATTTGTATGATAAAAAAACAAATATTAATAAGTTAAGACAAGAAGTTGGAATGGTATTTCAACATTTCAATCTTTTCCCTCATTTAAATATTTTAGAAAATATTACCATAGCTCCAATTAAAGTTAAAAAAATGCCTAAAAAAGAAGCTGAAAAATTAGCAATGCAACTGCTTGAAAGAGTAAAAATACCTCATCAAGCAAATAAATATCCAAGTGAACTTAGTGGAGGTCAAAAACAAAGAGTAGCTATTGCAAGAACATTAGCAATGAAACCAAAAATCATCCTATTTGATGAACCTACAAGCGCCTTAGACCCTGAAATGATAGGAGAAGTTTTGGATGTTATGAAAGAACTTGCAAAAGAAAATTACACAATTGTTTGTGTAACTCATGAAATGGGATTTGCAAGAGAAGTTGGAGATAGAATTGTATTTATGGATAATGGAGAAATAGTTGAAGAAAATATTCCTAATGAATTTTTCAATAATCCTAAAACAAATAGAGCTAAAAAATTTTTAAGCGAAATTTTACATCATTAA
- a CDS encoding MFS transporter → MVYSLQSFYIINLKIILQNIKQKKLEIKDIKSTLRRVKKFFTIIAFYIFLNNTSKYTLSLFLPLFLTKKGFSVEMASIYFGIFQAFGILGAFYAGRISDKIGRSNALYITTIGIAIFLALFLWQSNIIFLAPLGFFVFTTSPIILAYVHDIKTNTPTFINSIYMAINFGISSITIYFAGIFAQKFGLSKMFKVTIILTLISLIFVYNLRKLKI, encoded by the coding sequence TTGGTATACTCTCTTCAATCTTTTTATATTATAAACTTAAAGATTATACTCCAAAATATAAAGCAAAAAAAATTAGAAATAAAAGATATAAAATCAACTTTAAGAAGAGTTAAAAAATTCTTTACTATTATTGCTTTTTACATTTTTTTAAATAATACCTCAAAATATACTTTAAGTCTATTTTTACCTCTATTTTTAACAAAAAAGGGATTTAGTGTGGAAATGGCAAGTATCTATTTTGGAATTTTTCAAGCTTTTGGGATTCTTGGTGCTTTTTATGCTGGTAGAATTTCAGATAAAATAGGAAGAAGCAATGCATTATACATTACAACTATTGGAATTGCTATTTTTTTAGCTCTTTTCTTATGGCAAAGTAATATTATTTTTTTAGCACCACTTGGATTTTTTGTATTTACAACTTCTCCTATTATTTTAGCCTATGTTCATGATATAAAAACTAATACTCCTACTTTTATAAATAGCATATATATGGCTATAAATTTTGGAATTAGTTCAATTACAATCTATTTTGCTGGGATATTTGCACAAAAATTTGGACTTAGTAAAATGTTTAAAGTTACTATAATTTTAACATTAATATCTTTAATTTTTGTATATAATTTAAGAAAACTAAAAATTTAA
- a CDS encoding MFS transporter: MKFNKSKVILISFAHFTHDIFSSLLAPILPLLIDKLGITLTQASLLDIVRKAPSLFNPFLGILAEKTNAKYFVILTPSITAISMGLLSLTSSFYIALFLLFIAGLSAAFFHIPSPTMTKEFAGNESGKEMSYFMVGGESARTIGPILAAGVISIWGLEGIWKLTPIGILSSIFLYYKLKDYTPKYKAKKIRNKRYKINFKKS, encoded by the coding sequence ATGAAATTTAATAAATCAAAAGTAATATTAATCTCATTTGCACATTTTACACACGATATTTTCTCATCTTTACTTGCACCGATTTTGCCACTTTTAATTGATAAACTTGGAATTACTCTAACACAAGCAAGTTTACTTGATATTGTAAGAAAAGCCCCTTCTCTATTTAACCCATTTTTAGGAATTTTAGCTGAAAAAACAAATGCAAAATATTTTGTAATCTTAACTCCAAGCATAACTGCAATTTCTATGGGACTTTTGAGTTTAACCTCATCATTTTATATTGCTTTGTTTTTACTCTTTATTGCAGGACTTAGTGCTGCTTTTTTTCATATTCCATCCCCTACAATGACCAAAGAATTCGCAGGCAATGAAAGTGGCAAAGAAATGAGTTATTTTATGGTAGGTGGAGAGAGTGCAAGGACTATTGGTCCAATCCTTGCAGCAGGAGTAATTTCTATTTGGGGACTTGAAGGTATTTGGAAATTAACCCCTATTGGTATACTCTCTTCAATCTTTTTATATTATAAACTTAAAGATTATACTCCAAAATATAAAGCAAAAAAAATTAGAAATAAAAGATATAAAATCAACTTTAAGAAGAGTTAA